In one Ochotona princeps isolate mOchPri1 chromosome 16, mOchPri1.hap1, whole genome shotgun sequence genomic region, the following are encoded:
- the KLK14 gene encoding kallikrein-14, whose product MGESSALKREETPPRMLLLVVLHVLAVATAQSQEDDNKIIGGYTCIQNSQPWQVALLAGPGRSFLCGGALLSAQWVITAAHCARPILRVALGKHNLRRWEATQQVLRVARQVPHPSYSSSTHQHDVMLLRLEQPAQLGRAVRPIALAQSCASPGTSCRVSGWGTTSSPITRFPNALQCVNVNISEEQECQRAYSGAIRDGMVCAGVPQGGKDSCQGDSGGPLLCGGRLQGVVSWGMERCALPGYPGVYTNLCKYGKWIQQTMRGK is encoded by the exons ATGGGAGAGTCCTCAGCCCTGAAGAGGGAGGAGACTC CTCCCAGAATGCTCCTGCTGGTGGTACTTCACGTCTTGGCTGTAG CCACGGCGCAGAGCCAGGAAGATGACAACAAGATCATCGGAGGCTACACGTGCATCCAGAACTCCCAGCCGTGGCAGGTGGCGCTGCTGGCGGGCCCTGGGCGCAGCTTCCTCTGTGGGGGCGCCTTGCTGTCAGCCCAGTGGGTCATCACAGCTGCCCACTGTGCCCGCCC GATCCTCCgggtggccctgggaaagcacaacCTGAGGAGGTGGGAGGCgacccagcaggtgctgcgcGTGGCCCGGCAGGTGCCACACCCAAGCTAcagctccagcacccaccagcacgacGTGATGCTGCTGAGACTGGAGCAGCCAGCCCAGCTTGGGAGGGCCGTGAGGCCCAtcgccctggcccagtcctgtgcCAGCCCCGGGACCTCCTGCCGTGTATCAGGCTGGGGGACAACGTCCAGCCCCATCA CCAGGTTCCCCAACGCTCTGCAGTGTGTGAACGTAAACATCTCTGAGGAGCAGGAGTGTCAGCGAGCCTATTCGGGAGCCATCAGGGACGGCATGGTGTGCGCAGGCGTCCCGCAGGGTGGAAAGGACTCCTGTCAG gGTGACTCCGGGGGACCGCTGTTGTGCGGGGGACGGCTCCAAGGCGTGGTGTCGTGGGGCATGGAGCGCTGCGCCCTGCCTGGCTACCCCGGAGTCTACACCAACCTGTGCAAATACGGAAAGTGGATCCAACAGACCATGCGGGGCAAATGA
- the CTU1 gene encoding cytoplasmic tRNA 2-thiolation protein 1 isoform X1, translating to MSPSHVSSLRVPQRPIPAAMPAPRCASCHEARAALRRPSSGQALCGACFCSTFEAEVLHTVLAGHLLPPGAVVAVGASGGKDSTVLAHVLRALAPRLDISLHLVAVDEGIGGYRDAALAAVQRQAARWELPLTIVAYADLFGGWTMDAVARSTAGTGRSRSCCTFCGVLRRRALEEGARLVGATHIVTGHNADDMAETVLMNFLRGDVGRLARGGGLGSPGEGGALPRCRPLQFASQKEVVLYAHFRRLDYFSEECVYAPEAFRGHARDLLKLLETARPSVVLDLVHSAERLSLAPAARPPPPGTCSRCGALASHALCQACALLDGLNRGRPRLAIGKGRRGLDEEGAPPARPQGGDGGQEGVPASAPIPTF from the exons ATGTCCCCCTCCCACGTGTCTTCTCTCCGTGTCCCACAGAGGCCGATCCCCGCCGCCATGCCTGCCCCACGGTGCGCCTCGTGCCATGAGGCCCGCGCTGCCCTCCGACGCCCCAGCTCGGGCCAGGCGCTGTGTGGCGCCTGTTTCTGCTCCACCTTTGAGGCCGAGGTGCTGCACACGGTGCTTGCGGGCCACCTGCTGCCGCCGGGCGCCGTGGTGGCCGTGGGCGCCTCGGGAGGCAAGGACTCCACCGTGCTCGCTCATGTGCTGCGCGCACTCGCCCCGCGCCTGGACATCTCTCTGCACCTCGTGGCCGTGGACGAGGGCATCGGGGGCTACCGGGACGCGGCGCTGGCGGCCGTGCAGCGCCAGGCCGCGCGCTGGGAGCTGCCGCTCACCATCGTGGCCTACGCGGATCTCTTTGGGGGCTGGACCATGGACGCCGTGGCCCGCAGCACTGCGGGCACCGGCCGCAGCCGCTCCTGCTGCACCTTCTGCGGGGTGCTGCGGCGCAGGGCGCTCGAGGAAGGAGCTCGCCTCGTGGGAGCCACGCACATCGTGACAG gCCACAACGCGGACGACATGGCGGAGACCGTGCTGATGAACTTCCTGCGGGGTGATGTGGGGCGGCTGGCCCGGGGCGGGGGGCTGGGCTCCCCGGGCGAGGGGGGTGCCCTGCCACGCTGCCGCCCCCTGCAATTTGCCTCGCAGAAAGAGGTGGTGCTGTACGCGCACTTCCGTCGCCTGGACTACTTCTCCGAGGAGTGTGTGTACGCGCCCGAGGCCTTCCGGGGCCACGCCCGCGACCTGCTCAAGCTGCTGGAGACGGCGCGGCCGTCGGTGGTGCTGGACCTCGTGCACTCGGCCGAGCGCCTCTCACTGGCCCCGGCCGCGCGGCCCCCACCCCCCGGCACCTGCTCCCGCTGCGGGGCCCTGGCCAGCCACGCGCTCTGCCAGGCCTGCGCCCTCCTGGACGGCCTGAACCGAGGCCGGCCCCGCCTGGCCATCGGCAAGGGTCGCCGGGGACTGGACGAGGAGGGGGCACCGCCGGCGAGGCCGCAGGGTGGCGATGGGGGTCAGGAGGGCGTCCCCGCCTCTGCACCCATCCCCACCTTCTAG
- the CTU1 gene encoding cytoplasmic tRNA 2-thiolation protein 1 isoform X2 — MPAPRCASCHEARAALRRPSSGQALCGACFCSTFEAEVLHTVLAGHLLPPGAVVAVGASGGKDSTVLAHVLRALAPRLDISLHLVAVDEGIGGYRDAALAAVQRQAARWELPLTIVAYADLFGGWTMDAVARSTAGTGRSRSCCTFCGVLRRRALEEGARLVGATHIVTGHNADDMAETVLMNFLRGDVGRLARGGGLGSPGEGGALPRCRPLQFASQKEVVLYAHFRRLDYFSEECVYAPEAFRGHARDLLKLLETARPSVVLDLVHSAERLSLAPAARPPPPGTCSRCGALASHALCQACALLDGLNRGRPRLAIGKGRRGLDEEGAPPARPQGGDGGQEGVPASAPIPTF, encoded by the exons ATGCCTGCCCCACGGTGCGCCTCGTGCCATGAGGCCCGCGCTGCCCTCCGACGCCCCAGCTCGGGCCAGGCGCTGTGTGGCGCCTGTTTCTGCTCCACCTTTGAGGCCGAGGTGCTGCACACGGTGCTTGCGGGCCACCTGCTGCCGCCGGGCGCCGTGGTGGCCGTGGGCGCCTCGGGAGGCAAGGACTCCACCGTGCTCGCTCATGTGCTGCGCGCACTCGCCCCGCGCCTGGACATCTCTCTGCACCTCGTGGCCGTGGACGAGGGCATCGGGGGCTACCGGGACGCGGCGCTGGCGGCCGTGCAGCGCCAGGCCGCGCGCTGGGAGCTGCCGCTCACCATCGTGGCCTACGCGGATCTCTTTGGGGGCTGGACCATGGACGCCGTGGCCCGCAGCACTGCGGGCACCGGCCGCAGCCGCTCCTGCTGCACCTTCTGCGGGGTGCTGCGGCGCAGGGCGCTCGAGGAAGGAGCTCGCCTCGTGGGAGCCACGCACATCGTGACAG gCCACAACGCGGACGACATGGCGGAGACCGTGCTGATGAACTTCCTGCGGGGTGATGTGGGGCGGCTGGCCCGGGGCGGGGGGCTGGGCTCCCCGGGCGAGGGGGGTGCCCTGCCACGCTGCCGCCCCCTGCAATTTGCCTCGCAGAAAGAGGTGGTGCTGTACGCGCACTTCCGTCGCCTGGACTACTTCTCCGAGGAGTGTGTGTACGCGCCCGAGGCCTTCCGGGGCCACGCCCGCGACCTGCTCAAGCTGCTGGAGACGGCGCGGCCGTCGGTGGTGCTGGACCTCGTGCACTCGGCCGAGCGCCTCTCACTGGCCCCGGCCGCGCGGCCCCCACCCCCCGGCACCTGCTCCCGCTGCGGGGCCCTGGCCAGCCACGCGCTCTGCCAGGCCTGCGCCCTCCTGGACGGCCTGAACCGAGGCCGGCCCCGCCTGGCCATCGGCAAGGGTCGCCGGGGACTGGACGAGGAGGGGGCACCGCCGGCGAGGCCGCAGGGTGGCGATGGGGGTCAGGAGGGCGTCCCCGCCTCTGCACCCATCCCCACCTTCTAG
- the LOC118757686 gene encoding sialic acid-binding Ig-like lectin 10, whose translation MLLLLLLSLLSDGSRAQDWWYKVQVPSPMKVQEGLCVFLPCSVEYPKDGWTDTTPAYGYWFTRLTDTLKGAPVATNHPDREVQESARGRFLLVGDPSKYNCSLLLREARREDMGLYVFRLERGERVKYNFKQWLMLEVTALTQKPDIFIPEALEPGWPVKALCVFNLTSELCPAPTFSWTGAAVTTQGIQLRSAHHLVLSFTPRLQDQDQDTELTCRVDFSLSARSTQETVHLHFASGQASIPRG comes from the exons atgctgctgctgctgctgctgtccctgctatCAGACG GGTCTCGGGCTCAGGACTGGTGGTACAAGGTGCAGGTACCGAgccccatgaaggtgcaggaggGCCTGTGTGTcttcctgccctgctctgtcGAGTACCCCAAGGACGGCTGGACGGACACCACCCCGGCCTATGGCTACTGGTTCACGAGACTCACTGACACGCTCAAGGGCGCTCCAGTGGCCACAAACCATCCGGACAGAGAGGTGCAGGAATCTGCCCGGGGCCGGTTCCTGCTCGTGGGTGACCCCAGCAAGTACAACTGCTCCCTGTTGCTCAGAGAGGCCCGGAGGGAAGACATGGGCTTGTATGTCTTCCGgctggagaggggagagagagtgaaataTAATTTCAAGCAATGGCTCATGCTGGAGGTGACAG ccctgactcagaAACCGGACATCTTCATCCCTGAGGCGCTGGAGCCCGGGTGGCCAGTGAAGGCCCTCTGCGTGTTTAACCTGACCTCTGAGCTGTGTCCAGCCCCCACTTTCTCCTGGACGGGGGCTGCTGTGACCACCCAGGGGATCCAGCTGCGGAGCGCCCACCACTTGGTGCTCAGCTTCACCCCCAGGCTTCAGGACCAGGACCAGGACACTGAACTCACGTGCCGGGTGGACTTCTCTCTATCGGCCAGGAGCACCCAGGAAACCGTCCACCTCCACTTTGCCA GTGGCCAAGCAAGCATCCCCCGGGGCTAG